The Triticum aestivum cultivar Chinese Spring chromosome 4B, IWGSC CS RefSeq v2.1, whole genome shotgun sequence sequence ttgttgttgctatTTTTACAAAAGAAAAAGTCATAATGGGTTAGGATGCACCATGTTTACCTTTGTATTTTTGATTGGGAAATGTGATAACATGCACGGGCATAATGGTGGATCTATTATCACGAAAAATGTCAGCAAATGAATGGTTTCTCGTGTTACCTTAAACTAGACCCAAGCATGGACAGCTTGGCCCGGACAGCCCAGCCCGAAAGCCCGACATCTGGGCCAGGCTTGGGCTTAGCTTTTTTGCTTGAAGCCTGCCCTAAAAGCCCGACATCTGGGCTAGGCTTGGGCTCAGCTTTTTTGACCGAAGCCTGGCCTGAAAGCCCAAAAATAAGCCCGAACAAGGCATAAACCATTATTTTATTagaaatatatgtatatatatattttAGATATCTTTGCTCAAAAAAATATTTTTAGATATCTCACAAATCAATATTTTAATAAAAAAGGCATTGTTCATGTGTTTTGGGCTTGGGGTTAGGATTTTGAGGCAGGCTTTACAAATCCTGACCCAAAAAATGCccaggtttacctcaaacaaaacAGGATGTGATTTTCCTGTCTTGGTCGCATCTTGCAACATCTAAGGCATGAAACTGACGCATAAGTTCAAGTTTGATGACATGTTGATTCACGAGAGTGATGGAAGAAGTGATAACTTGCTGCTTATGTGGAGGAAGGGGGTAAAAATTGTGGTGAATGGTATTAAGCCAAATTTCATAGACGCTTATTAATGATGAGACAGATTGGCGTTTCATTGGTTTCTTGGTGAACCAGCTGGGAGAATAAGTATAAATTATGGGAGTACATATGTGAATTGAATGGGAGGATGGGTATAGCATGGTTATTGCTTGGTGATTAGAGAAAAATTGAGTTTCTAGGGCCCAAAGATACATGAGAGCATTGCAGGACTATTTATCAGGCTACGTTCTTGGAGATCCGGGTTACATTGGTGACAATTTCACTTGGGGCAAAGGAAAGATGCGAGATAGAGAATGTAATGAAGTAGCTCATATCCTGGTTAGTAATAGTTTTGATAAATTTGAAACCAATGTGTGGGATGATGACCCACCTAGTCTTATCATGCCAGCGATGATAAGTGATGTGCGTATCAGTTTTTGAAGTTCAATAAAGCTAGAAATGGCATTCCCTAAAAAATGATAATACCAAAAAAAAGTCAAATCTATGGCCGGCTATCGTTAGCAAGAATCATCAGACTGTCTACAAGAGGAAAAGGTTCTTATTCCATGCCCTTCCATTAAACATGTACATAGGTGCACACAAGGGGTCTATAGCCAAGCTCAACGACAATTGGCTGCAAACAGGTAGGTGATCAAGAGAGGAGGATGGAGGATTCTCTTTTTTGAAGTTAATAGGAACAAACAGAAGCTGATAAATAACCCAGACTCGGTGCACAATTTTAATTACACAGGAGGGAGGAGGATCAGGATGGTAGGCGGCCGCTGCTCCTGAAAGGGAGAGGAGGAAAAACCCGACTGGTTTTGGCCGGACAAGTCGCCAAGATGCACCTGCCGAGGAGGGAGGGGTAGTATAGCGACTGTACAATATGGCACATTCTTGCTCTCACATGAAGTAGCTCAGtgctttcttcttccttgaaccTCCTTCGCCGTAGAGGTCGTTCCATTGAACAAGCTCATTCATGTTTGCCGAATCAGATGACACGCTCGCGCAAACCTACGTGTGGTAAACGAACAGATCATCCTATCATCATCATAAAGCCATGATGAAACAAGCGGGGATCAGGTAGGGATGGATTATAAATACCTGCTCATGGGCAGATTTGAAGTCATCCAAACTAAGAGGACGGACGTCCTCGCTTCCATGCAATGCAGGCTCAGGCCTACCTTCTGACTTTGCAACATTCTTCTCCTACATATTATCAAGGAAACAACGTTTAGCGTATATAAATCAAATAATCTAACCAAAGCATAGGAATGAAAAAACCATCTATACAATGATGTAAACCAAAGAGCCTTTCTATAAAAGTATCCATTTTAATGCATGCCACAGGCAGACTGATAACATGCCTACCTTCTTTTCCTTCTCTAGGATTTCTCGAATGGGGTAGTGCGCTGCAGTTACACATAGATTCTGAAAACACACCCAGATCAGCGATGTTACTTCCGATGCTCAAGGATAAAAGAGCGCAAATAAACAGCAAATGTACCTTCAGGTCACTTCCTGAATATCCATCAGTCATATTAGCAAGTGACTCCAGATCAGTATCTTGTCCCAACTCTTCTTTTGCTAAAATTACTTTCAAAATTTTCTCTCTATTTGATGCGTCAGGTAAATTTACCATTAGCCTACAACAACAATCATTATTATTATGAACCAAATCATTAGAAACGAATAGGCAGCAATAAGATAATCCCAGACCAGCACATGAGACTGTAGTACTACCTGCGGGGGAACCTCCTAATCACAGCCTCGTCCAGGTCAAAAGGTCTATTTGTGGCACCAAGAACCAGTACACGTTCTTTATCTTTCGTTCGCAACCCGTCCCAATTTACCATAAATTCATTTTTCATCTTGCGCATGGCTTCATGCTCCCCAGGATTTTCTCTCCTTCCTAACATACTATCGACCTGTCCAAAGTTATACACTTAATAGACTGTATAAATAGCCAGATAAATCAATATGGCAACAAAAGCAATTAATATTCTCCATACCTCATCAATAAAAATAACACTGGGGGATATTTTACTTGCTAATGAAAAAACAGCCTTCACATATTTCTCCCCTTCGCCAAACCACTGAAAGTAGTAGACAAAATAGCATTTAGCATCAAGAATCACACGATGTACCTCATTCATTGTTCTTTAGATGGAACCATACCTTCGATGTAATGCTTGACATTGATATATTGATGAAGTTGGCGCCTGCTTCAGTTGCTACTGCTTTAGCAAGCATAGTTTTCCCAGTGCCAGGAGGCCCGAAGAGCAATATTCCCTTGCAAGGCTGCAAGGAATAGATTGAGAGGAGGCACTTCTAAGATCACAACTTAACCCGTACAACAAATTTAGGTAGTCAACATAATCTTCAAATTTGGTTTCAAACAGGTTGCAAATTAACTAGTAGAACTATTTTTTCAACACCAGATATAAATAAAGGAGAGGCTGGAAACTCCACGCCCCAATTTTATTGCCAAGAGTTTCTTGTCAGAAGTCAAGAAATATTTTTATTTATCTACATCTATCAAGTTAGACCAGCTTAACCTTGTAAGAGCCCAGATTTCTTCGAAATATTTGACACTTCAGAAAATTCTGAAACGAAAACCTTACAGGGACACTGCAAAGCTACCTAGAGAAACCACACAGATTTGCCATGTATAAGTGGTATCATCATATTTGCCTTGCAAAATAATTCGATTTTATGCCTTTATGTTAATTTTGTAGATATACTATCAGTGAAAATCATAGTCAAAGTTGTGTGTTGAAGACCAAGAAAGTCAAGCTTGCCTTATATTTTGGGGagcaattattattattattattattggttTGGAATCTTTTTAGTACTGATAATATGGAATAGCAAGAGTAAATATGGTGTCTTGTTGTTTTTAACAAAGGGCTGTTAAATTTCTATCATGACATGCAACCTACAGTTGGAAAAAGAACTTAAGACCCATGTATGAGACCATGTGAATACCAGTTTTTTTTACTACCTTCGTTAACTGCCCTTTGCAGAACAATTCCGGCCTTTGCAATGGGAGCATCACCAACTCCTTCAATGTTTCCTTTACATTCTCCAACGCACCAATATCATCAAAGGTGACTCCAATATCATTCGGTGGTATAACATCTGCCAGAAGTCTTTTCTCAAACTCGTTCTCTGTGGCAACATCCTAAGAAGAAAGTAGCTTagaagaaaaaaaaactgaaaagcACTAAATATTTGGGGAATGACAATAAAGTTTGAAATGTGCAAGACAACAAGTACCTTTAACGATTTTTTTGAGCTCTTGTTATCACTATGGATGCTCTGTAGCATGTCGAGGCCATGCTTAAGGCTGTCATTCGTAATTAGCAAGTTAGCTCTCAAGAgagaaaactaaataaaaataaatacagtAAAAATGAAATTGGCAACAACATGATTACCTTCCACTCGTGATAATAAGTTCACCGTCCTTGGAGGTTTCGACTTTATTGTGCTTAAGATGATAACTGACAGCGTACCCGACAATCTTGTCCACATCTAAGAAAGTTTGGAGCAACAAAAACTTTAATTCAATTTTATCTATTGATAAAATACAGCGAACAAAAAGAACTCACTTTCATTAGTCAGTGACTGATCTTTAATGAATAATTCTTCAAGGTCACTGCATTCGATCGCACTGCGATTCAAAAACTGCATTACAGAGCAATCAGCAATCAGATGATGATGTCGGGTGATCTAGAGATATCCATTGAAATAGGGAAGCAAAATAGCCCATAAGAATcaagcctatatatatatatatatatacaccatgtggtagtatatatgctactttatcattctaagtatgttcatatactatatctaagatatttcaacaCAAGTTATATGGCTACCCCTAGGTAACTACCCATAGGTGGTAGGAAACATTCGCAGATATATATGGCAAGAGGAATATGGCATGAAAATATTTGTAAAACCAAGTAATGGTGAAATTATGCATGAGTGCAGATGTAACAAACAATATATCAAAAAAAATCAATTGAGAAAATATTGCAGAAGGGCTGTTAAAAAACAAATTCAGAGAACATATAATAGAAAGTTATGTCAACCAGAGGTTGGAACTTGGAACAAACACCAGCCATAAAACACAAAAGATGATTCAGGTTTCGAATGACCGGGCGATATGTATAAACTTGCATTTCACGTGTAGCCTACCGTACGAATGCTACCGATGTTAGATTTTGCTTTAAGGGTTTCAACATCACGATCCAATTGTTGCTTCCAACTGGTAAGTAATGCTTCGTCCTGAAATTGTAAATTTTAAGGTTAGGCAGTATACATAAGAACCACACCTAAATGAGTGCAACAAAGAATATAGTTACCTGTGGAAGCTGGATGGAAATTTTGTTCGGGAAAAGTTTATTTAGATGTTTCATTGCCTTCGGGCTTTCTTTGTTCCTTTCATGCAACCGACTACCAAAGCTGTCCTGAGTTTGTGAATGCAATAATGCATACAACACAGTGAAAAAGATGGGCAACATCAGTGCCATGGTTCATAAGAGTAGCATATGAAACCATACGCATTTAAAAACACTCAGAGAAAAATTTAAAGAACAAGTAGAGTGCAAATTACTGGGAAAAGGTCGAAGAGCGTCTGGCTGCTACTAGCGAACTTCGTAAAAAGAAATCCACCAGGATGTGCCTATAAGATAGAAAGCACCATCTTAGCCAATATTCAAAGCCCTTCATGAGAGGTTGCTAATAATTATCAAAATGGAAAAAAGAGAAGTTCTTCAATGCCAACACATTTAGAAATAACACTACCTAATGTCGCCAAAATTAGCAATATCAAACTTCAACATGCCACACTACAATGGGAACTCAACACAACATAATTTGTCTAATTTCTCGGAAATAATATATGTACCTTCTCTTTACGGCTGTCCATCTGGGTGTGGGATCCTATAATCAGAACACCAGGTGGAAGCAATTCAAGTTTGTTCCTTAAAGATGAAAATGATTCTGTGATTCCAGTGAATGATTTCTCTACATCCTTTAGTAACACTATCAGAGAACCAATTTTGCTTTCTTCTGAGATGACCTGACAGGCAAGGATCATACCATCAGTATTATAGCATGATGCTGATTTACGTTTCTAGTATTCCAAACTCCAAGTAAGACACGCTACCTCAATTAACTCGGTCATAGCCAGCCTTTCAACTTCTTCACTACCAGAAAAATCTGGGCGGAGCAATTCAGCTGCAGAAACAACAGATGATCAGCAGCAAATAACAAACTGTAAGAACTAGGGAACATGTGGGATGGAGAAGTTCCAGCTAACCAGAACAGAAGAAGCCATGATCTTCCTCACACAAACCACCAAGATCGTTACCATCAGGGATCTGCTTGTCGAATCGGACTCCAATTTTAGACGATCCATTTTCTTCGAAAGCAAGCATCACTCTGCCTCGATAACCGTAACTTGGGCCCCTGAAGACCAACCAAGAAATTTATCAGCAATTATACAGAAAGAACAATATGATCACCAACAATAATTAGATGGCCATCAAGACAAAAGGATACGTTATTATTCAGCTAAATCTAGTGTAACTGCAACATAATGAAGAACAATCACAATTGGATTGTGGGCGATTGAAACTCCAGATTAATTTTATGTTGCCAATTTCCTATTTCTATTGTTCCATGTAGGCTAAGTACTTGGAGGTACGATCGGAATACTTCTATTGACTGGCGGATCCGCTGTCCTATTGATATACATATATATGACAGGCCTATAGCCATACGTTTCATCAGGTACATGTGCCTCGTGTCAAAGCATACTTTCTTGTAATTCACAGGAATGCATTCTTTCCACCCACATTTCTACAGAACTTATCCATTACATATAGGAGAGATTAGATCACCTCTCATACCACCCAATCAATCAACATCGTAATAGCAGTTCAGATTGCACCAACAAAGTTGGAAAAAAATTAGAGTGGGAATCTGGGCAGCTGGTTGGGAATAAGTAGGAGAAGTGTTACCGATGTATCCCTGAAGGTGGCTGAGCTGGACCCACATACCTCACCCTCTCCCCTACAGAAGATGAGAGTGCAATTATGTCCAAGTAAAATCTAGTTGAACTGGGAAATATTTATCAAATGATACTGAGATGCTAGCGAACCTTCTCTAAAAGTATAGCCCTTGGATGTAGCTGTTGAGGACTCCTGTTTGGGCAAAGTTGCAGAATGTAGAGTGGATGTACCCACAATATCAGCATTCACACTGGAAGTTGGTGCAGCTGGTCTTCTGAAGTGCATTGTGTCTGCCAAGGAAGAGCGATGCTTATGAAGAATTGTCAATTTCTCACCACCTGCCTTGTCCCCTGACTTATCAGCCTTGCCAACATCTTTCTGGGTTTCTGGGTCCTTTGAAGGCACCTACATACAGTTTTGTTTCAAATAACAGACACACAGAAATATCACTCTTCAAGGTATTCACGGACTTCTGAGTATGTCCAGAGTAGGAGAACGTACCCCAGGCAACAGGAGTGAATCAACAACAAGTAGTCTAGCACCAAAATGTTTGGCAAGTGCCTTTATCAATGTTTCCTGATAAATCTCAGAACCTGATGCATAATTAGATGGATACTCATAAGTAATGGTATTCCCAAAAAGCGTGCAAGCTGACATGCCTCAAGGACATAAACTTGACTCTACAGAGACAATATGCAATGGCAAAAAGAAAAGTTTACCTGATGGACCAGATAATAAAATTCGCTGGTTTATTGATGAAATTTCGGAGAACTGCTTAATGAATTCCTTCTTTTCCAAATGTAGGAATGAACATGATAAGAGCACATTCTTCGTATTCTCGCTGCATAAGATAGAGATCAATAAATATATAAAGATATAAACACTTGACGGAACAATAAATAAAAACATGCTTCACTTCCAAGGGCATAAACCTAACATACGCTATGAACAAGCCGTACTAAACTAAATATTTACTTTTACTCCTGCACAACATCAAAAACTAAGTGACCCGAGACAACCTTAGTTTTTCATTATTTAGATACAAagaacaaaatctgtcaaaaactgagTAACCAGAGACAACCTTCCT is a genomic window containing:
- the LOC123091599 gene encoding uncharacterized protein isoform X2, which gives rise to MVETRRSSAAKRPSSTSPPPGSPSASAPPPKRPKAESPASPTSSAPGRAEEDSEAAAATRSAGLADDALTPAIKDQGGDKRAAGAAESSRRRKETPPQQHAAPWAKLLSQCSQSPHLPISVPQFSVGQSKRCNLLLKDQSVSKILCKLRHVEQGGPCELEVIGDKGVVLLNGRAVNPGMKVPLTGGDEVVFSSCGKHAYIFQHPLNDKVAKAVTSSAVGLLESPVAGVKHIHMENRTEVTSTVVGTEMLASVSSQSKDLPAVPPASAEEENQRVVQPIISSASDKSKGHCISPDKECENGENTNEANSNIEDSPMDVVATPITPDAVGNDTSRQNGFGSDAHLDEIALEDQRDLIRDLNTSASLPPSRCQAFKDAMKQGVISPSDIEVTFENFPYYLSENTKNVLLSCSFLHLEKKEFIKQFSEISSINQRILLSGPSGSEIYQETLIKALAKHFGARLLVVDSLLLPGVPSKDPETQKDVGKADKSGDKAGGEKLTILHKHRSSLADTMHFRRPAAPTSSVNADIVGTSTLHSATLPKQESSTATSKGYTFREGERVRYVGPAQPPSGIHRGPSYGYRGRVMLAFEENGSSKIGVRFDKQIPDGNDLGGLCEEDHGFFCSAELLRPDFSGSEEVERLAMTELIEVISEESKIGSLIVLLKDVEKSFTGITESFSSLRNKLELLPPGVLIIGSHTQMDSRKEKAHPGGFLFTKFASSSQTLFDLFPDSFGSRLHERNKESPKAMKHLNKLFPNKISIQLPQDEALLTSWKQQLDRDVETLKAKSNIGSIRTFLNRSAIECSDLEELFIKDQSLTNENVDKIVGYAVSYHLKHNKVETSKDGELIITSGSLKHGLDMLQSIHSDNKSSKKSLKDVATENEFEKRLLADVIPPNDIGVTFDDIGALENVKETLKELVMLPLQRPELFCKGQLTKPCKGILLFGPPGTGKTMLAKAVATEAGANFINISMSSITSKWFGEGEKYVKAVFSLASKISPSVIFIDEVDSMLGRRENPGEHEAMRKMKNEFMVNWDGLRTKDKERVLVLGATNRPFDLDEAVIRRFPRRLMVNLPDASNREKILKVILAKEELGQDTDLESLANMTDGYSGSDLKNLCVTAAHYPIREILEKEKKEKNVAKSEGRPEPALHGSEDVRPLSLDDFKSAHEQVCASVSSDSANMNELVQWNDLYGEGGSRKKKALSYFM
- the LOC123091599 gene encoding uncharacterized protein isoform X1; this translates as MVETRRSSAAKRPSSTSPPPGSPSASAPPPKRPKAESPASPTSSAPGRAEEDSEAAAATRSAGLADDALTPAIKDQGGDKRAAGAAESSRRRKETPPQQHAAPWAKLLSQCSQSPHLPISVPQFSVGQSKRCNLLLKDQSVSKILCKLRHVEQGGPCELEVIGDKGVVLLNGRAVNPGMKVPLTGGDEVVFSSCGKHAYIFQHPLNDKVAKAVTSSAVGLLESPVAGVKHIHMENRTEVTSTVVGTEMLASVSSQSKDLPAVPPASAEEENQRVVQPIISSASDKSKGHCISPDKECENGENTNEANSNIEDSPMDVVATPITPDAVGNDTSRQNGFGSDAHLDEIGKIATYKIRPVLRMIAGSTVSEFDLTGDLFKALEDQRDLIRDLNTSASLPPSRCQAFKDAMKQGVISPSDIEVTFENFPYYLSENTKNVLLSCSFLHLEKKEFIKQFSEISSINQRILLSGPSGSEIYQETLIKALAKHFGARLLVVDSLLLPGVPSKDPETQKDVGKADKSGDKAGGEKLTILHKHRSSLADTMHFRRPAAPTSSVNADIVGTSTLHSATLPKQESSTATSKGYTFREGERVRYVGPAQPPSGIHRGPSYGYRGRVMLAFEENGSSKIGVRFDKQIPDGNDLGGLCEEDHGFFCSAELLRPDFSGSEEVERLAMTELIEVISEESKIGSLIVLLKDVEKSFTGITESFSSLRNKLELLPPGVLIIGSHTQMDSRKEKAHPGGFLFTKFASSSQTLFDLFPDSFGSRLHERNKESPKAMKHLNKLFPNKISIQLPQDEALLTSWKQQLDRDVETLKAKSNIGSIRTFLNRSAIECSDLEELFIKDQSLTNENVDKIVGYAVSYHLKHNKVETSKDGELIITSGSLKHGLDMLQSIHSDNKSSKKSLKDVATENEFEKRLLADVIPPNDIGVTFDDIGALENVKETLKELVMLPLQRPELFCKGQLTKPCKGILLFGPPGTGKTMLAKAVATEAGANFINISMSSITSKWFGEGEKYVKAVFSLASKISPSVIFIDEVDSMLGRRENPGEHEAMRKMKNEFMVNWDGLRTKDKERVLVLGATNRPFDLDEAVIRRFPRRLMVNLPDASNREKILKVILAKEELGQDTDLESLANMTDGYSGSDLKNLCVTAAHYPIREILEKEKKEKNVAKSEGRPEPALHGSEDVRPLSLDDFKSAHEQVCASVSSDSANMNELVQWNDLYGEGGSRKKKALSYFM